The genomic stretch TTTGCCGGCGACCCGGTCGAGTCCGGGGTTGCCGCGCTTGCCTGCCGGGCACCGATCGTCGTCGATATCCGGATGGTGCAGGCGGGCATCCTGAAACGCGGGCACGCAAGTGAGATCGTCTGCGCCCTCGACTACGGCGAGGATATCGCCCGCGAGCGCGGGATCACCCGGACGTCGGCGGGATTTCTCGCCCTGCGCGACCGGCTGGATGGGGCGATCGTAGTGATCGGGAACGCTCCTTCGGCGCTTCTCGTCGTCTGCGAGATGATCCGGGAAGGAGTCCGGCCGGCGCTGGTCGTCGGGACCCCGGTGGGGTTCGTGAACGCCGCGGAATCGAAGGAAGCGCTCCGCGCCCTTGACGTGCCGTCGGTCTCGAACGCCGGTACCCGGGGCGGGACGCCGGTCGCGGTGGCGGCGACAAACGAGATCATCACGATTCATGCTGAGCGTGGAGGTCATGCGGGACCCGGTTACTGACTTCGAATACCCCGCGGCATGGGTGGCGGCCTGCCGCTCCCCGGACCTTCTCGACGACGTCCGGCGGGGCGTTGCGGTCCTGACCGCGTCCGGATCGGTTCTCCGCCGGGGGTTCACGACCGGGACGACGGCAGCCGCGGCCTGCAAGGCTGCGA from Methanoculleus chikugoensis encodes the following:
- a CDS encoding precorrin-8X methylmutase codes for the protein MREESSRPGDITGSTYTDLAAVTPEAYAIASASRNLARERVGNVTLEDRIRQRCSVAVGDFAMADLMRFAGDPVESGVAALACRAPIVVDIRMVQAGILKRGHASEIVCALDYGEDIARERGITRTSAGFLALRDRLDGAIVVIGNAPSALLVVCEMIREGVRPALVVGTPVGFVNAAESKEALRALDVPSVSNAGTRGGTPVAVAATNEIITIHAERGGHAGPGY